In Acinonyx jubatus isolate Ajub_Pintada_27869175 chromosome B3, VMU_Ajub_asm_v1.0, whole genome shotgun sequence, a genomic segment contains:
- the CHRNA5 gene encoding neuronal acetylcholine receptor subunit alpha-5 isoform X2 produces MWSKHRKGLAEPSFVAKHEDSLLKDLFQDYERWVRPVEHLNDKIKIKFGLAISQLVDVDEKNQLMTTNVWLKQEWIDVKLSWRPGDYGGIKVIRVPSDSLWTPDIVLFDNADGRFEGASTKAVIRYDGTVTWTPPANYKSSCTIDVTFFPFDLQNCSMKFGSWTYDGSQVDIILEDQDVDKRDFFDNGEWEIVSATGSKGNRTDGSCWYPYVTYSFVIKRLPLFYTLFLIIPCIGLSFLTVLVFYLPSNEGEKLSLCTSVLVSLTVFLLVIEEIIPSSSKVIPLIGEYLVFTMIFVTLSIMVTVFAINIHHRSSSTHDAMAPWVRKVFLHKLPKLLCMRSHVDRYFAQKEETEGGGRPESSRNTLEAALDSIRYITRHVMKENDVREVVEDWKFIAQVLDRMFLWTFLLVSIVGSLGLFVPVIYKWANIIVPVHIGHANK; encoded by the exons GGTTAGCTGAACCATCCTTTGTTGCAAAACATGAAGATAGTTTGTTAAAGGATTTATTTCAAGACTACGAAAGATGGGTTCGTCCTGTGGAACACctgaatgacaaaataaaaataaagtttggcCTGGCAATATCTCAATTAGTGGATGTG GATGAGAAAAATCAGTTAATGACAACGAATGTCTGGTTGAAACAG GAGTGGATAGATGTAAAGTTAAGCTGGCGCCCTGGCGACTATGGCGGAATAAAAGTTATACGCGTCCCTTCAGACTCTCTCTGGACCCCAGACATTGTTTTGTTTGataa TGCAGATGGACGTTTTGAAGGGGCCAGCACGAAAGCAGTCATCAGGTATGATGGCACTGTCACCTGGACTCCACCGGCAAACTACAAAAGTTCTTGCACAATAGATGTCACGTTTTTCCCATTCGATCTCCAAAACTGCTCCATGAAATTTGGTTCTTGGACTTACGACGGATCACAGGTTGATATAATTTTAGAGGACCAAGACGTGGACAAGAGAGATTTTTTTGACAATGGAGAATGGGAGATTGTGAGTGCAACgggaagcaaaggaaacagaacGGATGGCTCCTGCTGGTACCCTTATGTCACCTACTCATTTGTAATTAAGCGTCTGCCTCTCTTTTACACCTTGTTCCTTATTATACCCTGTATCGGGCTCTCGTTTTTAACCGTGCTTGTCTTCTATCTCCCCTCAAACGAAGGTGAGAAGCTCAGTCTCTGCACGTCAGTCCTGGTCTCTCTGACTGTCTTCCTTCTGGTTATTGAAGAGATCATACCCTCGTCTTCCAAAGTAATACCTCTGATTGGAGAGTATCTGGTGTTCACCATGATTTTTGTGACGCTGTCAATCATGGTGACCGTCTTTGCTATCAATATCCATCATCGTTCTTCCTCAACACACGATGCAATGGCACCTTGGGTCCGCAAGGTATTTCTCCACAAGCTTCCCAAACTGCTGTGCATGAGGAGTCACGTAGACAGGTACTTCGCTcagaaagaggaaactgagggcgGTGGTAGACCAGAGTCTTCTAGAAACACATTGGAAGCTGCGCTTGATTCCATCCGCTACATTACAAGACACGTCATGAAGGAGAATGACGTCCGTGAG GTGGTTGAAGATTGGAAATTTATAGCACAGGTGCTTGATCGGATGTTTCTATGGACTTTTCTTCTGGTTTCAATTGTTGGATCTCTTGGGCTTTTCGTTCCTGTTATTTATAAGTGGGCAAATATAATAGTACCGGTTCATATTGGACATGCAAATAAGTGA
- the CHRNA5 gene encoding neuronal acetylcholine receptor subunit alpha-5 isoform X1, whose protein sequence is MSAWGSSPAVLGLASRPLRLLLLFQLVAGRWGPAGAGGGAPGGLAEPSFVAKHEDSLLKDLFQDYERWVRPVEHLNDKIKIKFGLAISQLVDVDEKNQLMTTNVWLKQEWIDVKLSWRPGDYGGIKVIRVPSDSLWTPDIVLFDNADGRFEGASTKAVIRYDGTVTWTPPANYKSSCTIDVTFFPFDLQNCSMKFGSWTYDGSQVDIILEDQDVDKRDFFDNGEWEIVSATGSKGNRTDGSCWYPYVTYSFVIKRLPLFYTLFLIIPCIGLSFLTVLVFYLPSNEGEKLSLCTSVLVSLTVFLLVIEEIIPSSSKVIPLIGEYLVFTMIFVTLSIMVTVFAINIHHRSSSTHDAMAPWVRKVFLHKLPKLLCMRSHVDRYFAQKEETEGGGRPESSRNTLEAALDSIRYITRHVMKENDVREVVEDWKFIAQTALRTFYLHD, encoded by the exons GGTTAGCTGAACCATCCTTTGTTGCAAAACATGAAGATAGTTTGTTAAAGGATTTATTTCAAGACTACGAAAGATGGGTTCGTCCTGTGGAACACctgaatgacaaaataaaaataaagtttggcCTGGCAATATCTCAATTAGTGGATGTG GATGAGAAAAATCAGTTAATGACAACGAATGTCTGGTTGAAACAG GAGTGGATAGATGTAAAGTTAAGCTGGCGCCCTGGCGACTATGGCGGAATAAAAGTTATACGCGTCCCTTCAGACTCTCTCTGGACCCCAGACATTGTTTTGTTTGataa TGCAGATGGACGTTTTGAAGGGGCCAGCACGAAAGCAGTCATCAGGTATGATGGCACTGTCACCTGGACTCCACCGGCAAACTACAAAAGTTCTTGCACAATAGATGTCACGTTTTTCCCATTCGATCTCCAAAACTGCTCCATGAAATTTGGTTCTTGGACTTACGACGGATCACAGGTTGATATAATTTTAGAGGACCAAGACGTGGACAAGAGAGATTTTTTTGACAATGGAGAATGGGAGATTGTGAGTGCAACgggaagcaaaggaaacagaacGGATGGCTCCTGCTGGTACCCTTATGTCACCTACTCATTTGTAATTAAGCGTCTGCCTCTCTTTTACACCTTGTTCCTTATTATACCCTGTATCGGGCTCTCGTTTTTAACCGTGCTTGTCTTCTATCTCCCCTCAAACGAAGGTGAGAAGCTCAGTCTCTGCACGTCAGTCCTGGTCTCTCTGACTGTCTTCCTTCTGGTTATTGAAGAGATCATACCCTCGTCTTCCAAAGTAATACCTCTGATTGGAGAGTATCTGGTGTTCACCATGATTTTTGTGACGCTGTCAATCATGGTGACCGTCTTTGCTATCAATATCCATCATCGTTCTTCCTCAACACACGATGCAATGGCACCTTGGGTCCGCAAGGTATTTCTCCACAAGCTTCCCAAACTGCTGTGCATGAGGAGTCACGTAGACAGGTACTTCGCTcagaaagaggaaactgagggcgGTGGTAGACCAGAGTCTTCTAGAAACACATTGGAAGCTGCGCTTGATTCCATCCGCTACATTACAAGACACGTCATGAAGGAGAATGACGTCCGTGAG GTGGTTGAAGATTGGAAATTTATAGCACAG ACTGCCCTGAGAACATTTTACCTGCATGACTGA